In one window of Arachis ipaensis cultivar K30076 chromosome B06, Araip1.1, whole genome shotgun sequence DNA:
- the LOC107605106 gene encoding uncharacterized protein LOC107605106 isoform X1, whose protein sequence is MQLQDTADTTTLSYWLNWRVYLCALCVLLPMVVAFLVIWKHEGSRDSMHGKGKNQQDGNGTLPGDEAWKPCLKEIHPICLLAFRVIAFASLLATLIAKVSINGGTIFYYYTQWTFTSVTIYFACGCVLSVYGCYQYKTSTFSTSNVNFARIDVDQERNMPFMHHEVANLSRMEDHADTLVEMHRGSVTATLSCLFRVLFQMNAGAVMLTDCVYWFIIFPFLTLKDYDWNFMTVNMHTLNVILLLGDTALNCLQVPWTGMSFFVLWTGAFVIFQWIIHACVPIWWPYPFLDLSLPLAPLWYLLVGLLHIPCYGLFVLIVEMKHYFLSKWFPSSYQC, encoded by the exons ATGCAGCTGCAAGATACTGCAGATACAACCACCCTTAGTTATTGGTTGAATTGGAGGGTCTATCTTTGTGCACTTTGTGTTTTGCTGCCCATGGTTGTGGCGTTTCTTGTGATATGGAAGCATGAAGGTTCGAGGGACTCTATGCATGGCAAAGGAAAAAATCAGCAAGATGGCAATGGGACTTTACCTGGTGATGAAGCATGGAAACCATGCCTAAAGGAAATTCACCCTATTTGTTTACTAGCTTTTCGAGTTATTGCATTTGCTTCTCTTTTGGCAACGCTGATTGCCAAAGTTAGTATTAATGGTGGCACCATATTTTACTATTACACGCA GTGGACTTTCACTTCGGTTACAATTTATTTTGCA TGTGGATGTGTGCTGTCAGTGTATGGGTGTTATCAGTATAAAACATCAACATTCTCCACCTCTAATGTTAATTTTGCTAGGATAGATGTAGACCAAGAACGAAACATGCCTTTCATGCATCATGAGGTTGCAAATCTCTCTAGAATGGAGGATCATGCTGATACCCTGGTCGAAATGCATAGGGGTAGTGTGACAGCTACCTTGAGTTGCCTTTTTCGTGTTCTATTCCAG ATGAATGCAGGGGCAGTGATGCTCACAGATTGCGTTTATTGGTTCATTATATTTCCGTTTCTTACCCTGAAGGATTATGATTGGAACTTT ATGACAGTGAATATGCATACACTAAATGTTATCTTGCTCCTTGGGGATACAGCTCTAAATTGTCTG CAAGTTCCCTGGACTGGGATGTCATTCTTTGTGTTATGGACAGGAGCTTTTGTCATTTTTCAGTGGATCATTCATGCTTGTGTCCCAATTTG GTGGCCATACCCATTTCTTGATTTATCGTTGCCCCTTGCTCCATTGTG GTATTTGTTGGTCGGATTGTTGCATATTCCATGTTATGGATTATTTGTGCTGATTGTGGAAATGAAACATTATTTCTTGTCCAAATGGTTCCCATCCTCTTACCAGTGCTGA
- the LOC107605106 gene encoding uncharacterized protein LOC107605106 isoform X3, which yields MQLQDTADTTTLSYWLNWRVYLCALCVLLPMVVAFLVIWKHEGSRDSMHGKGKNQQDGNGTLPGDEAWKPCLKEIHPICLLAFRVIAFASLLATLIAKVSINGGTIFYYYTQVDFHFGYNLFCNVDQERNMPFMHHEVANLSRMEDHADTLVEMHRGSVTATLSCLFRVLFQMNAGAVMLTDCVYWFIIFPFLTLKDYDWNFMTVNMHTLNVILLLGDTALNCLQVPWTGMSFFVLWTGAFVIFQWIIHACVPIWWPYPFLDLSLPLAPLWYLLVGLLHIPCYGLFVLIVEMKHYFLSKWFPSSYQC from the exons ATGCAGCTGCAAGATACTGCAGATACAACCACCCTTAGTTATTGGTTGAATTGGAGGGTCTATCTTTGTGCACTTTGTGTTTTGCTGCCCATGGTTGTGGCGTTTCTTGTGATATGGAAGCATGAAGGTTCGAGGGACTCTATGCATGGCAAAGGAAAAAATCAGCAAGATGGCAATGGGACTTTACCTGGTGATGAAGCATGGAAACCATGCCTAAAGGAAATTCACCCTATTTGTTTACTAGCTTTTCGAGTTATTGCATTTGCTTCTCTTTTGGCAACGCTGATTGCCAAAGTTAGTATTAATGGTGGCACCATATTTTACTATTACACGCAG GTGGACTTTCACTTCGGTTACAATTTATTTTGCA ATGTAGACCAAGAACGAAACATGCCTTTCATGCATCATGAGGTTGCAAATCTCTCTAGAATGGAGGATCATGCTGATACCCTGGTCGAAATGCATAGGGGTAGTGTGACAGCTACCTTGAGTTGCCTTTTTCGTGTTCTATTCCAG ATGAATGCAGGGGCAGTGATGCTCACAGATTGCGTTTATTGGTTCATTATATTTCCGTTTCTTACCCTGAAGGATTATGATTGGAACTTT ATGACAGTGAATATGCATACACTAAATGTTATCTTGCTCCTTGGGGATACAGCTCTAAATTGTCTG CAAGTTCCCTGGACTGGGATGTCATTCTTTGTGTTATGGACAGGAGCTTTTGTCATTTTTCAGTGGATCATTCATGCTTGTGTCCCAATTTG GTGGCCATACCCATTTCTTGATTTATCGTTGCCCCTTGCTCCATTGTG GTATTTGTTGGTCGGATTGTTGCATATTCCATGTTATGGATTATTTGTGCTGATTGTGGAAATGAAACATTATTTCTTGTCCAAATGGTTCCCATCCTCTTACCAGTGCTGA
- the LOC107605106 gene encoding uncharacterized protein LOC107605106 isoform X2: MQLQDTADTTTLSYWLNWRVYLCALCVLLPMVVAFLVIWKHEGSRDSMHGKGKNQQDGNGTLPGDEAWKPCLKEIHPICLLAFRVIAFASLLATLIAKVSINGGTIFYYYTQWTFTSVTIYFACGCVLSVYGCYQYKTSTFSTSNVNFARIDVDQERNMPFMHHEVANLSRMEDHADTLVEMHRGSVTATLSCLFRVLFQMNAGAVMLTDCVYWFIIFPFLTLKDYDWNFQVPWTGMSFFVLWTGAFVIFQWIIHACVPIWWPYPFLDLSLPLAPLWYLLVGLLHIPCYGLFVLIVEMKHYFLSKWFPSSYQC; the protein is encoded by the exons ATGCAGCTGCAAGATACTGCAGATACAACCACCCTTAGTTATTGGTTGAATTGGAGGGTCTATCTTTGTGCACTTTGTGTTTTGCTGCCCATGGTTGTGGCGTTTCTTGTGATATGGAAGCATGAAGGTTCGAGGGACTCTATGCATGGCAAAGGAAAAAATCAGCAAGATGGCAATGGGACTTTACCTGGTGATGAAGCATGGAAACCATGCCTAAAGGAAATTCACCCTATTTGTTTACTAGCTTTTCGAGTTATTGCATTTGCTTCTCTTTTGGCAACGCTGATTGCCAAAGTTAGTATTAATGGTGGCACCATATTTTACTATTACACGCA GTGGACTTTCACTTCGGTTACAATTTATTTTGCA TGTGGATGTGTGCTGTCAGTGTATGGGTGTTATCAGTATAAAACATCAACATTCTCCACCTCTAATGTTAATTTTGCTAGGATAGATGTAGACCAAGAACGAAACATGCCTTTCATGCATCATGAGGTTGCAAATCTCTCTAGAATGGAGGATCATGCTGATACCCTGGTCGAAATGCATAGGGGTAGTGTGACAGCTACCTTGAGTTGCCTTTTTCGTGTTCTATTCCAG ATGAATGCAGGGGCAGTGATGCTCACAGATTGCGTTTATTGGTTCATTATATTTCCGTTTCTTACCCTGAAGGATTATGATTGGAACTTT CAAGTTCCCTGGACTGGGATGTCATTCTTTGTGTTATGGACAGGAGCTTTTGTCATTTTTCAGTGGATCATTCATGCTTGTGTCCCAATTTG GTGGCCATACCCATTTCTTGATTTATCGTTGCCCCTTGCTCCATTGTG GTATTTGTTGGTCGGATTGTTGCATATTCCATGTTATGGATTATTTGTGCTGATTGTGGAAATGAAACATTATTTCTTGTCCAAATGGTTCCCATCCTCTTACCAGTGCTGA
- the LOC107605106 gene encoding uncharacterized protein LOC107605106 isoform X4: MVAPYFTITRSGLSLRLQFILQIDVDQERNMPFMHHEVANLSRMEDHADTLVEMHRGSVTATLSCLFRVLFQMNAGAVMLTDCVYWFIIFPFLTLKDYDWNFMTVNMHTLNVILLLGDTALNCLQVPWTGMSFFVLWTGAFVIFQWIIHACVPIWWPYPFLDLSLPLAPLWYLLVGLLHIPCYGLFVLIVEMKHYFLSKWFPSSYQC, from the exons ATGGTGGCACCATATTTTACTATTACACGCA GTGGACTTTCACTTCGGTTACAATTTATTTTGCA GATAGATGTAGACCAAGAACGAAACATGCCTTTCATGCATCATGAGGTTGCAAATCTCTCTAGAATGGAGGATCATGCTGATACCCTGGTCGAAATGCATAGGGGTAGTGTGACAGCTACCTTGAGTTGCCTTTTTCGTGTTCTATTCCAG ATGAATGCAGGGGCAGTGATGCTCACAGATTGCGTTTATTGGTTCATTATATTTCCGTTTCTTACCCTGAAGGATTATGATTGGAACTTT ATGACAGTGAATATGCATACACTAAATGTTATCTTGCTCCTTGGGGATACAGCTCTAAATTGTCTG CAAGTTCCCTGGACTGGGATGTCATTCTTTGTGTTATGGACAGGAGCTTTTGTCATTTTTCAGTGGATCATTCATGCTTGTGTCCCAATTTG GTGGCCATACCCATTTCTTGATTTATCGTTGCCCCTTGCTCCATTGTG GTATTTGTTGGTCGGATTGTTGCATATTCCATGTTATGGATTATTTGTGCTGATTGTGGAAATGAAACATTATTTCTTGTCCAAATGGTTCCCATCCTCTTACCAGTGCTGA